A part of Rhinoderma darwinii isolate aRhiDar2 chromosome 1, aRhiDar2.hap1, whole genome shotgun sequence genomic DNA contains:
- the LOC142650617 gene encoding uncharacterized protein LOC142650617, translating into MTSSTFAFDSTTTANILAQVTNSGDFLRIPPQELRTRDYEKELRKYTSYDLHRTTLAEYHRLERIPRGLRSHLRPTLFSDDEEYCQQFQRILNKCSLDLILLTISHLQTRISESDIKIKALENQLSATLSPSEWENLKTRTDIAINDFSKTIQLRKRDKFQRDATDYDNNRVYRWNESSTYANSWRQPRQQTENFSSSGSDSSIGRRPPRFLGNRRGRNGPPGGRGGDGRGRDTNIQTRSQTR; encoded by the exons ATGACGTCATCAACTTTTGCCTTCGATTCCACTACCACGGCCAATATTTTGGCACAAGTCACCAACTCAGGAGACTTTTTGAGAATTCCTCCGCAGGAACTACGTACACGAGACTACGAAAAGGAACTACGAAAATATACCTCCTATGACCTGCATCGCACAACTCTGGCGGAATATCATAGATTGGAGAGAATACCACGTGGCCTCAGGAGTCACCTTCGACCAACCCTCTTTTCTGACGATGAAGAATACTGTCAACAATTCCAGAGGATCTTAAACAAATGCTCACTGGATTTGATTCTACTTACTATTTCTCATCTACAAACCAGAATTTCAGAATCCGATATTAAAATCAAGGCTTTGGAAAATCAACTATCAGCAACTCTAAGCCCCAGTGAATGGGAGAATCTGAAAACACGTACCGACATTGCCATCAACGACTTTTCTAAGACCATACAACTAAGAAAACGCGATAAATTCCAGAGGGACGCAACGGATTACGATAACAACAGGGTTTACCGATGGAACGAGTCGTCAACTTACGCAAATtcatggcgccaaccacgacaaCAAACAGAAAATTTCTCCAGTTCTGGCAGCGACTCCTCTATTGGTCGACGTCCTCCACGTTTTTTAGGCAATCGGAGAGGCCGAAACGGACCACCAGGCGGGCGGGGAGGAGATGGACGAGGTCGAGACACCAACATACAGACGAGGTCCCAG ACACGCTAG